From the genome of Azospira restricta, one region includes:
- a CDS encoding EAL domain-containing protein, whose product MSELNPLLLRQLKRLGIGDLDMPPDPAQWRQFVERVSRAYTEADQERYLLERSQDISSREMQELYAQVEEAQRIAGLGNWSFDRRRREARCSPETLRLIGRPPYAPPPSYREVLYLAHPRDRRLLRDAVHGAMRRGATFDIELRLLPPPGDRTRWVRVRGEPLRDEGGRIARLHGTVTDVTQRKTIEVRQSMEYAVTRQLAEAGSPLAVFPQIMAVVGEVLDASCGIAWLADRDDGVLRQAAAWLPSSRPSCAGDSEQCPPHAAVTAPALVLRALNEDRVLSGGSGSEAPAHADCRPDDGIALPIRIGEKRYGALQFYAHRIRPRDVTLERSFHFVGRLIGMFLRRKEAELALRESEAHFRALVEQASDSLFVHDASGRLTDVNRRGCESLGYTRDELLCLRIADIDEGFTPEEQQRLAERLAKGAPAARESRFRRKDGSVFPVELSIAPIEIRGQRHLLSLARDVTERQELQAHIRYLAYHDALTGLPNRAMFNAALNQALARARRSGKRLALMFLDLDRFKNINDTLGHDAGDSLLRDMAQRLAQCLRASDVIARIGTEDDLVARLGGDEFIVLVEDVDDVAQIGRIAHKIHEALLGECYVAGHPVHMTASIGISIFPDDGGDELTLMKHADIAMYRAKAQGKDNYQFYSAQMDVHSSAQLALESGLRQALARDELLLYYQPKVDLASRRIVGVEALLRWRHPEQGLLPPSCFIPLAEETGLIVPMTVWVLDSACAQAARWRAAGLPPLRVAVNLSPRQFNDRHLLDDILAAAERSAIDPGLIEIEITESMVMHDADRAATTLRALKAAGMRVAIDDFGTGYSSLAHLKRFPIDVLKIDRAFVKDLPDSEAESAIARAIITMGRGLGLTIVAEGVETAAQIDFLRTHGCDEAQGFYFGHPMEPSQLESLLAQPPRVAP is encoded by the coding sequence ATGAGCGAGCTGAACCCCCTGCTACTCCGCCAATTGAAGCGCCTTGGCATCGGCGACCTCGACATGCCGCCCGACCCTGCCCAGTGGCGGCAGTTCGTCGAGCGCGTCAGCCGCGCCTACACCGAGGCCGATCAGGAGCGTTATCTGCTGGAGCGCTCGCAGGACATTTCCTCGCGCGAGATGCAGGAACTGTACGCCCAGGTCGAGGAAGCGCAGCGCATCGCCGGCCTCGGCAACTGGTCGTTCGACCGGCGCCGCCGGGAAGCCCGCTGCTCGCCGGAAACATTGCGCCTGATCGGCCGCCCGCCGTATGCGCCGCCGCCGTCGTACCGCGAGGTGCTCTACCTCGCGCATCCGCGCGACCGCCGGCTGCTGCGCGACGCGGTGCACGGCGCGATGCGGCGCGGCGCCACCTTCGACATCGAGCTCCGGCTGTTGCCGCCGCCGGGAGATCGCACCCGCTGGGTGCGGGTCCGCGGCGAGCCGCTGCGCGACGAGGGCGGGCGCATCGCCCGCCTGCACGGCACGGTCACCGACGTCACGCAGCGCAAGACGATCGAGGTCCGCCAGTCGATGGAATACGCGGTCACCCGCCAGCTGGCGGAGGCCGGCTCGCCGCTCGCGGTTTTCCCGCAGATCATGGCGGTGGTCGGCGAGGTTCTCGATGCCTCGTGCGGCATCGCTTGGCTCGCCGACCGCGACGACGGCGTGCTGCGGCAGGCCGCCGCCTGGCTGCCATCGTCCCGGCCGTCGTGCGCCGGCGATTCCGAGCAATGCCCGCCGCACGCGGCGGTGACGGCGCCAGCGCTGGTCCTGCGCGCGCTCAACGAGGACCGCGTGCTCAGCGGCGGAAGCGGCTCCGAAGCCCCGGCGCACGCCGACTGCCGCCCCGACGACGGAATCGCGCTGCCCATCCGCATCGGCGAGAAACGCTACGGCGCGCTGCAGTTCTACGCCCACCGCATCCGGCCGCGCGACGTCACGCTCGAACGCAGCTTCCACTTCGTCGGCCGCCTGATCGGCATGTTCCTCCGCCGCAAGGAAGCCGAACTGGCGTTGCGCGAAAGCGAGGCGCATTTCCGCGCGCTGGTCGAGCAGGCCTCGGACAGCCTTTTCGTCCATGATGCATCCGGCCGCCTGACCGATGTCAACCGGCGCGGCTGCGAGAGCCTCGGCTACACCCGCGACGAGCTGCTGTGCCTGCGCATCGCCGACATCGACGAAGGCTTCACGCCCGAGGAACAGCAGCGGCTGGCGGAGCGCCTCGCGAAAGGCGCGCCGGCCGCCCGCGAGAGCCGCTTCCGACGCAAGGACGGCAGTGTCTTTCCGGTCGAGCTGTCGATTGCCCCGATCGAGATCCGCGGCCAGCGCCATCTCCTTTCGCTCGCCCGTGACGTCACCGAGCGCCAGGAACTGCAGGCGCACATCCGCTACCTCGCCTACCACGACGCACTGACCGGGCTGCCCAACCGCGCCATGTTCAACGCCGCCCTGAACCAGGCACTGGCGCGGGCGCGGAGGAGCGGCAAGCGGCTGGCGCTGATGTTTCTCGACCTCGACCGCTTCAAGAACATCAACGACACGCTCGGCCACGACGCCGGCGACAGCCTGCTGCGCGACATGGCGCAACGCCTCGCGCAATGCCTGCGCGCGAGCGACGTGATTGCGCGCATCGGCACCGAGGACGATCTCGTCGCCCGCCTCGGCGGCGACGAATTCATCGTCCTCGTCGAAGACGTCGACGACGTTGCGCAGATCGGCCGGATCGCGCACAAGATCCACGAGGCGCTGCTCGGCGAATGCTACGTCGCAGGCCATCCGGTACACATGACCGCCAGCATCGGCATCAGCATTTTCCCGGACGACGGCGGCGACGAGCTGACGCTGATGAAACACGCCGACATCGCAATGTACCGGGCGAAGGCGCAGGGCAAGGACAACTACCAGTTCTATTCGGCGCAGATGGACGTCCACTCGTCGGCGCAGCTCGCGCTCGAATCGGGCTTGCGCCAGGCGCTCGCCCGCGACGAGCTGCTGCTCTACTACCAGCCCAAGGTCGACCTGGCGAGCCGGCGGATCGTCGGCGTCGAGGCACTGCTCCGCTGGCGCCACCCCGAGCAGGGACTGCTGCCGCCGTCATGTTTCATTCCGCTCGCCGAGGAAACCGGACTGATCGTGCCGATGACCGTCTGGGTGCTCGACTCCGCCTGTGCCCAGGCGGCGCGCTGGCGCGCGGCCGGCCTGCCGCCGCTGCGCGTCGCCGTGAACCTCTCGCCGCGCCAGTTCAACGACCGGCACCTGCTCGACGACATTCTCGCGGCTGCCGAACGCAGCGCTATCGATCCCGGACTGATCGAGATCGAGATCACGGAGAGCATGGTCATGCACGACGCCGACCGCGCCGCGACGACCCTACGCGCACTCAAGGCGGCCGGGATGCGCGTCGCGATCGACGATTTCGGCACCGGCTATTCCTCGCTCGCCCACCTCAAGCGCTTTCCGATCGACGTGCTGAAGATCGACCGCGCCTTCGTCAAGGATCTGCCCGACAGCGAGGCGGAATCGGCGATTGCGCGCGCAATCATCACGATGGGACGGGGGCTGGGCCTGACGATCGTCGCCGAGGGCGTGGAAACGGCCGCGCAGATCGACTTCCTGCGCACCCATGGCTGCGACGAAGCCCAGGGCTTCTATTTCGGCCATCCGATGGAGCCTTCGCAGCTCGAATCGCTGCTCGCGCAGCCCCCCCGGGTCGCGCCATGA
- a CDS encoding nucleotide pyrophosphohydrolase, whose translation MTQLEELRAVVRQFVAERGWDRHHNPKNLAIALAVEAAEVLEHFNWCSEADSFRLPPERRKAVADELSDVLMGVIRVADLLEIDLAEAFAAKMVENRAKYPPEKVQGRAIKYTEL comes from the coding sequence ATGACCCAGCTCGAAGAACTGCGCGCCGTCGTTCGCCAATTCGTCGCCGAACGCGGCTGGGACCGGCACCACAACCCGAAGAACCTGGCCATCGCGCTCGCCGTCGAGGCCGCCGAGGTGCTCGAACACTTCAACTGGTGCTCCGAGGCGGACAGCTTCAGGCTGCCGCCGGAGCGCCGGAAGGCGGTCGCCGACGAGCTCTCCGACGTGCTGATGGGCGTCATCCGCGTCGCCGACCTGCTCGAGATCGACCTCGCCGAAGCCTTCGCCGCGAAGATGGTGGAGAACCGCGCCAAGTACCCGCCGGAGAAGGTGCAGGGGCGGGCGATCAAGTACACCGAGCTGTGA
- a CDS encoding M48 family metallopeptidase encodes MLRRPLLILACLLATAVPLPVAAEGVDVGNPSMLRNLVPAEQLERASAQQYRDLLREAAAKKALAPDGHPQLERIRRIGTRLVQHAARFNPRAGKWQWEINLIGSKQINAFCMPGGKIAVYTGLVDGLKLTDDEIAVVVGHEIAHALREHARARMVKSGLTQLGAIVAGELLGGGRYTDVFQFGGDMLTLKFSRNDETDADLVGLELTARAGYDPRAGITLWQKMSAASKGEPFAWFSTHPSGPNRIKEIERQLPQVMPLYERAAAGR; translated from the coding sequence GTGCTCCGCCGTCCCCTCCTCATCCTCGCCTGCCTGCTCGCCACCGCCGTCCCGCTGCCCGTCGCGGCGGAAGGCGTCGACGTCGGCAACCCGTCGATGCTGCGCAACCTGGTGCCGGCCGAGCAGCTCGAACGCGCGTCGGCACAGCAATACCGGGATCTGCTGCGCGAAGCGGCGGCGAAGAAGGCGCTGGCGCCCGACGGCCACCCGCAGCTGGAGCGCATCCGCCGCATCGGCACGCGCCTGGTGCAGCACGCGGCGCGCTTCAACCCGCGCGCCGGGAAATGGCAGTGGGAAATCAACCTGATCGGCTCGAAGCAGATCAACGCCTTCTGCATGCCCGGCGGCAAGATCGCCGTCTATACCGGCCTCGTCGACGGCCTGAAACTGACCGACGACGAGATCGCCGTCGTCGTCGGCCACGAGATCGCGCATGCGCTGCGCGAGCACGCGCGGGCGCGTATGGTGAAGAGCGGGCTGACCCAGCTCGGCGCGATCGTCGCCGGCGAGCTGCTCGGCGGCGGCCGCTACACCGACGTCTTCCAGTTCGGCGGCGACATGCTGACGCTGAAGTTCTCGCGCAACGACGAGACCGACGCCGACCTGGTCGGCCTCGAACTGACCGCGCGCGCCGGCTACGACCCGCGCGCCGGTATCACGCTCTGGCAGAAGATGAGCGCGGCGAGCAAGGGCGAGCCCTTCGCCTGGTTCTCGACGCACCCCTCGGGACCGAACCGGATCAAGGAAATCGAGCGCCAGCTGCCGCAGGTGATGCCGCTCTACGAGCGCGCCGCGGCCGGCCGCTGA
- a CDS encoding CaiB/BaiF CoA transferase family protein — MNDNAKPLAGLKVLELGTLIAGPFAARILGEFGAEVIKIESPDGGDPLRKWRKLYEGTSLWWYLQARNKKSVTVNLKHPEGVAIVRALAREADIVVENFRPGVLEKLGLGWEALAAENPGLVMLRLSGFGQSGPLAAQPGFGAIGESMGGLRYVTGFPDRPPVKTGISIGDSIAALWGALGALMALRHREVNGGRGQVVDVALYEAVFAMMESLVPEFDVFGFVRERTGNIMPGITPSNTHTTRDGKHVAIGANGDAIFRRLALAMGRPDLAGDPSLADNAGRDARRDELYALIDAWVAAHDEAEVLAKLAAAEVPASRIYSVADMFADPQFLAREMLQTVTLPGGRDCRMPGVVPKLSATPGATEWIGPALGAHTDAVLSGLGYDAARIAALRAAGAI, encoded by the coding sequence ATGAACGACAACGCCAAGCCGCTCGCCGGCCTGAAGGTCCTAGAACTCGGCACGCTGATCGCCGGCCCGTTCGCCGCGCGCATCCTCGGCGAGTTCGGCGCCGAGGTGATCAAGATCGAATCCCCCGACGGCGGCGACCCGCTGCGCAAGTGGCGCAAGCTGTACGAGGGCACCTCGCTGTGGTGGTACCTGCAGGCGCGCAACAAGAAGTCGGTGACGGTGAACCTGAAACACCCGGAGGGCGTCGCCATCGTGCGCGCGCTGGCGCGGGAGGCCGACATCGTCGTCGAGAACTTCCGCCCGGGCGTGCTCGAGAAGCTGGGCCTTGGCTGGGAGGCGCTCGCCGCCGAGAACCCGGGGCTGGTCATGCTGCGCCTCTCCGGCTTCGGCCAGAGCGGGCCGCTGGCGGCGCAGCCGGGCTTCGGCGCGATCGGCGAGTCGATGGGCGGGCTGCGCTACGTGACTGGTTTCCCCGATCGGCCGCCGGTGAAGACCGGCATCTCGATCGGCGACTCGATCGCCGCGCTGTGGGGCGCGCTCGGCGCGCTGATGGCGCTGCGTCACCGGGAGGTGAACGGCGGCCGCGGGCAGGTCGTCGACGTCGCGCTGTACGAGGCGGTGTTCGCGATGATGGAGTCGCTGGTGCCCGAGTTCGACGTCTTCGGCTTCGTGCGCGAGCGCACCGGCAACATCATGCCCGGCATCACGCCGTCGAACACGCACACGACGCGGGACGGCAAGCACGTCGCGATCGGCGCCAACGGCGACGCGATCTTCCGCCGCCTGGCGCTGGCGATGGGGCGGCCGGATCTCGCCGGCGATCCGTCGCTCGCCGACAACGCCGGCCGCGACGCGCGCCGCGACGAGCTCTACGCGCTGATCGACGCCTGGGTGGCCGCGCACGACGAGGCCGAGGTGCTGGCGAAGCTCGCCGCGGCCGAGGTGCCGGCTTCGCGCATCTACTCGGTCGCCGACATGTTCGCCGATCCGCAGTTCCTCGCCCGCGAGATGTTGCAGACGGTGACGCTGCCGGGCGGGCGCGACTGCCGGATGCCGGGCGTCGTGCCCAAGCTGTCGGCGACGCCGGGGGCGACGGAATGGATCGGGCCGGCGCTCGGCGCGCACACCGATGCGGTGCTGTCTGGGCTCGGCTACGACGCGGCGCGCATCGCCGCGTTGCGCGCCGCCGGCGCGATCTGA